Proteins co-encoded in one Pseudomonas fluorescens genomic window:
- the recC gene encoding exodeoxyribonuclease V subunit gamma gives MPDTQSLNAAFMVVQSNSLDELRSLVIGIMRRYPLAPLENEIALVQSNGIAQWLKLALAEDPEEDDLGGCGIAAAIDVQLPGSFMWQLYRMVLGRDEIPAKSLLDKAPLTWRLMRLLPQLINLPYFEPLQRFLTHDTDLRKRYQLSERLADLFDQYQVYRADWLEDWAEGRHQLRNVRGEVKALPSTSCWQAELWRALLEDVGEQGMAQSRAGVHQRFIERINNLEHAPTGLPSRVIVFGISSLPAQVLEALAGLARFSQVLLCVHNPCRYHWADIVADKDLLRHQYKRQARKNGMPVVLDPESLHQHAHPLLAAWGKQGRDYINLLDSYDDPGSYRAAFRNGRIDLFSDTLPQNMLNQLQDDILELRPLSETRELWPEVDLKQDQSIRFHIAHSAQREVEILHDQLLARFSANPQLRPRDVIVMVPDIDSYAPHVRAVFGQLDRQDPRFIPFTLADQGQRGRDPLLIAVEHLLKLPDSRFPVSEILDLLDVPALRARFGVEERDLPTLHRWIEGAGVRWGMDADQRAGLGLPNELEQNSWRFGLRRMLLGYAVGDSSACAGIEPYDEIGGLDAALIGPLVALLDALEYSHQQLLKPAKPQEWGSRLQVLMQLFFKASNEHDDYLLTQLEELRETWLETCESVGLEDELPLTVVREAWLAGLDQGRLSQRFLAGAVNFCTLMPMRAIPFKLVCLLGMNDGDYPRAQPPLDFDLMGSDYRPGDRSRREDDRYLLLEALLSARHQLYISWVGRSIRDNSERPPSVLIGQLRDHLASGWRTTDEKANILEVLTQEHPLQPFSSRYFHEGNELFSYASEWQVLHQHHEPTEVASKLGPHVQEEPLSLALLQDFLRNPVRHFFTQRLKVYFEAAQAPQADEEPFVLDALQRYSLSDSLLEAALRQPENVDQALEAQARRLQNSGLLPMAGFGECLQRELIEPLPDLLHRYHQLLTLWPTPLTGATPINLQWQGLRLEGWLGGLHQRADGGVLSVTTIPNSIGSIKNRKWHRLTKPWVSHLVACASGLALTTALVASDDTLLLEPMEQDRAWRILEDLLLAWQSGMRQPLPVVVKTAFAWLGQNDSLKAEAAARKAYEGDGQTSEGERRESPALARQFPDFDALLAEETFPDWCNALYRPVIEAPWQSLASAGVRS, from the coding sequence ATGCCGGACACACAGTCCCTCAATGCTGCATTCATGGTGGTTCAGAGCAACAGCCTGGACGAACTGCGCAGCCTTGTGATCGGCATAATGCGGCGTTATCCGTTGGCTCCCTTGGAGAACGAAATTGCGCTCGTGCAGAGCAACGGCATAGCCCAATGGCTCAAGCTCGCGTTAGCCGAGGATCCTGAAGAGGATGACCTTGGCGGCTGCGGCATTGCCGCCGCAATTGATGTGCAATTGCCGGGCAGCTTCATGTGGCAGCTTTACCGCATGGTGCTGGGGCGAGATGAGATTCCGGCCAAGTCCTTGCTCGACAAGGCCCCTCTGACCTGGCGACTGATGCGCTTGCTGCCGCAGCTCATCAACCTGCCGTATTTCGAACCACTGCAACGATTCCTGACCCATGACACCGACTTGCGCAAGCGCTACCAGTTGTCCGAGCGATTGGCGGATCTGTTCGATCAATATCAGGTATACCGTGCCGACTGGCTTGAGGATTGGGCCGAGGGGCGCCATCAGCTACGAAATGTCAGGGGGGAAGTGAAAGCACTTCCCAGCACCAGTTGCTGGCAGGCAGAGCTATGGCGTGCATTGCTTGAAGATGTCGGTGAGCAGGGCATGGCTCAAAGTCGGGCAGGCGTGCACCAGCGATTCATCGAGCGCATCAACAATCTTGAACATGCACCGACAGGCTTGCCGTCTCGGGTAATCGTTTTCGGAATTTCTTCGCTGCCCGCGCAAGTATTGGAAGCATTGGCAGGGCTGGCCCGTTTCAGCCAGGTTCTGCTCTGCGTGCACAACCCTTGCCGTTATCATTGGGCCGATATCGTTGCCGACAAGGATCTGTTGCGTCATCAATACAAGCGTCAGGCTCGCAAGAACGGCATGCCCGTGGTGCTGGATCCAGAGTCACTGCATCAACACGCCCATCCGCTGCTTGCCGCCTGGGGCAAGCAAGGCCGTGACTACATTAATCTGCTGGACAGCTATGACGACCCCGGCAGCTATCGGGCGGCATTTCGCAACGGCCGTATCGACCTGTTCAGTGACACTCTTCCACAAAACATGCTCAACCAGTTGCAGGATGACATTCTGGAGCTGCGTCCACTCAGCGAGACCCGTGAGCTCTGGCCTGAGGTCGATTTGAAGCAGGACCAATCGATTCGATTCCACATAGCCCATAGTGCGCAGCGCGAAGTAGAGATTCTCCACGACCAGCTTCTGGCCCGCTTCAGCGCCAATCCGCAATTACGCCCTCGCGACGTGATCGTGATGGTGCCTGACATCGATAGTTATGCACCGCATGTCCGTGCGGTGTTCGGACAACTGGACCGTCAGGATCCTCGGTTCATTCCTTTCACGCTGGCAGACCAGGGGCAACGGGGTCGGGATCCATTACTGATCGCTGTCGAGCACCTGCTCAAACTGCCAGACAGTCGTTTTCCCGTCAGCGAAATCCTCGACTTGCTCGATGTTCCGGCGTTACGCGCACGGTTCGGTGTGGAGGAGAGGGATTTGCCGACTCTGCATCGCTGGATCGAAGGCGCCGGTGTGCGTTGGGGGATGGACGCTGACCAACGTGCCGGACTGGGATTGCCAAATGAACTGGAGCAAAACAGCTGGCGTTTTGGCCTGAGACGGATGCTCCTCGGATATGCAGTTGGCGATTCCAGTGCCTGCGCGGGCATCGAGCCCTACGATGAAATTGGCGGTCTCGATGCTGCGTTGATCGGTCCTCTGGTCGCCTTGCTGGATGCCTTGGAGTATTCGCACCAGCAATTACTGAAGCCTGCGAAACCTCAAGAGTGGGGGAGTCGGTTACAGGTACTGATGCAGTTGTTTTTCAAGGCCAGCAATGAGCATGACGACTACTTGCTGACTCAGCTCGAGGAGCTGCGCGAGACATGGCTGGAGACCTGCGAGTCCGTCGGACTTGAAGACGAGTTACCGCTGACCGTTGTTCGCGAGGCATGGCTGGCAGGGCTGGATCAGGGGCGTTTGTCCCAGCGATTCCTGGCCGGTGCAGTGAACTTCTGTACCCTGATGCCGATGCGGGCGATTCCATTCAAGCTGGTTTGTCTTCTGGGCATGAACGATGGCGATTATCCCCGGGCACAACCACCGCTGGACTTCGACCTCATGGGCAGTGATTACCGGCCGGGAGATCGCTCCCGTCGTGAGGATGATCGCTATCTGTTGCTGGAAGCGCTGCTGTCTGCTCGCCATCAGCTTTACATCAGTTGGGTCGGGCGCAGTATCCGTGACAACAGTGAACGACCACCCTCGGTACTTATCGGTCAGTTGCGTGATCATCTCGCCAGTGGTTGGCGAACAACGGATGAAAAGGCCAATATTCTGGAAGTCCTGACTCAGGAGCATCCACTCCAGCCATTCAGCTCACGCTACTTTCATGAAGGCAACGAGCTGTTCAGTTATGCCAGCGAATGGCAGGTGCTGCACCAGCATCATGAACCTACTGAGGTGGCAAGTAAGCTTGGACCCCATGTTCAGGAAGAGCCCCTGAGTCTCGCATTGCTGCAGGACTTTCTGCGTAACCCGGTTCGACACTTTTTTACCCAGCGACTGAAGGTTTACTTCGAAGCGGCGCAGGCACCTCAGGCGGATGAAGAACCCTTTGTGCTGGACGCATTGCAACGATACTCACTGAGCGACAGCCTTCTGGAAGCAGCCTTGAGACAACCGGAGAATGTCGATCAGGCGCTTGAAGCTCAAGCGCGGCGCCTGCAAAACAGCGGGCTGCTGCCCATGGCGGGTTTCGGTGAGTGCCTGCAGCGAGAGTTGATCGAACCGCTTCCTGACTTGCTGCACCGCTATCATCAACTGCTGACGCTTTGGCCAACTCCGTTGACCGGTGCCACCCCGATCAATCTTCAATGGCAGGGATTACGGCTGGAAGGGTGGCTTGGAGGTCTGCACCAACGCGCCGATGGCGGGGTGTTGTCGGTGACGACGATCCCCAACAGCATCGGTTCGATCAAAAACCGCAAATGGCACCGTCTGACCAAACCATGGGTCAGTCATCTGGTCGCTTGTGCAAGTGGGCTTGCTTTGACGACTGCGCTGGTCGCCAGTGACGACACCCTTTTACTTGAACCAATGGAACAGGATCGGGCCTGGAGAATACTCGAAGATCTGCTGCTCGCCTGGCAGTCAGGAATGCGTCAACCGCTCCCGGTTGTGGTGAAAACCGCTTTTGCATGGCTGGGTCAGAATGACTCGCTGAAGGCTGAAGCCGCTGCCCGCAAAGCCTACGAGGGGGATGGTCAGACCAGCGAAGGTGAGCGACGCGAAAGCCCCGCCCTGGCGCGACAGTTCCCGGATTTCGATGCGTTGTTGGCCGAGGAGACCTTCCCCGATTGGTGCAACGCTTTATACCGCCCAGTGATCGAAGCCCCTTGGCAATCCTTGGCCAGCGCGGGGGTACGTTCATGA
- the recB gene encoding exodeoxyribonuclease V subunit beta produces MSARQPLALSFPLKGSQLIEASAGTGKTFTISALYLRLILGHGGDASGFGRELLPPQILVVTFTDAATKELRERIRTRLAEAARFFRDETPPPDTLIDELRAQFDPQQWPVCANRLDIAAQWMDEAAVSTIHSWCQRMLREHAFDSGSLFTQTLETDHSDLLGEVLRDYWRLFCYPMQGDALNWVRSHWGGPAALLPRVRALFGTERNGAQGRSPAELIEECLQERRAALVELKKPWQQWADELLAICHQGVASKTVDGRKIQARYFESWFEKLKTWAGDESEEQLDIGTGFTRLTPEGMAEAWKGEPPSHPGLDAMQVLKSSLDGLPTPDAAVLQHAAKWVGERFEEEKRRRAEMGFDDMLLRLDAALQSEGGERLATLIREQFPVAMIDEFQDTDPVQYRIFESIYRIEENQPETGLFLIGDPKQAIYAFRGADIYTYLRARIATAGRLHTLGTNFRSSHGMVKAVNQVFERAESREQGRGAFLFREPNGDNPVPFQPVDSQGRKEHLLICGQDVPALNVWRLSTEQPVSGAVYRQQLAAACASEITALLNGGQTGSAGFAQDGGDFRGLQPADIAILVRDGKEAQAIRGELAARGVRSVYLSDKDSVFAAQEAHDLLAWLKACAEPDVERSLKAALACTTLNLPLTELERLNQDELVWEARVMQFRAYREIWRKQGVLPMLRRFLHDFHLPRTLIARSDGDRVLTNLLHLSELLQQAASELDGEQALIRHLSEHLALSGQAGEEQILRLESDEQLVKVVTIHKSKGLEYPLVFLPFICSAKPVDGSRLPLHYHDASGNARVSLKPDAELIALADNERLAEDLRLLYVALTRAQHACWLGVTDLKRGNNSSSVLHLSALGYLLGGGASLSESSGLIRWLDDLQQHCPALSIVEMPLATSDHYRPPRNEATLSATLVPKRKASENWWIASYSALRISDVLSMGSEDAPDSPQAQKLFDDERLEPDAPREIIPGGADIHRFPRGPNPGTFLHGLLEWAGDEGFAVSREALEDAIGRRCNRRGWEGWITTLSDWLQHLLKSPMPAGTGRPPVVLEQLKRYRVEMEFWFASHKVDVVRLDEQVRKFTHGGVARVAAEAVQLNGMFKGFIDLTFEHDGRYYVADYKSNWLGVDDAAYTEQAMEQSILENRYDLQYVLYLLALHRQLKARLADYDYDRHVGGALYLFLRGTRADSGGVYFVRPPRELIERLDRMFQGKPEPKSEPVWEQGELL; encoded by the coding sequence ATGAGTGCAAGGCAGCCACTTGCCCTGTCGTTTCCGTTGAAGGGCAGTCAACTGATCGAGGCCAGCGCAGGTACTGGCAAGACGTTCACGATCTCTGCGTTGTATCTGCGCTTGATCCTTGGTCACGGAGGTGATGCGAGTGGCTTCGGTCGCGAGCTGCTGCCACCGCAGATTCTTGTGGTGACCTTCACCGATGCGGCGACCAAGGAGTTACGCGAGCGCATTCGCACACGCCTGGCCGAGGCCGCACGCTTCTTCCGTGACGAGACGCCGCCCCCTGATACGTTGATCGACGAGCTGCGCGCGCAGTTCGACCCTCAGCAATGGCCCGTTTGCGCCAACCGACTGGATATCGCCGCGCAATGGATGGACGAGGCTGCCGTCTCGACGATCCACAGTTGGTGTCAGCGCATGCTTCGCGAACACGCATTCGACAGCGGCAGCCTGTTTACCCAGACCCTCGAAACCGATCACAGCGATCTGCTGGGCGAAGTGCTCCGCGATTACTGGCGCCTGTTCTGTTATCCGATGCAGGGGGATGCCCTGAATTGGGTCCGCAGTCACTGGGGAGGGCCGGCCGCTCTGTTGCCTCGTGTACGTGCTCTCTTCGGTACTGAACGTAATGGAGCGCAAGGCAGATCTCCGGCTGAATTGATCGAAGAGTGCCTGCAAGAGCGCCGGGCTGCATTGGTTGAATTGAAAAAGCCGTGGCAGCAGTGGGCGGATGAGCTGCTTGCCATTTGTCATCAGGGCGTCGCCAGCAAGACAGTCGACGGGCGCAAGATTCAGGCCCGGTACTTCGAGTCTTGGTTCGAAAAGCTCAAGACCTGGGCCGGAGACGAGTCTGAGGAACAACTGGATATCGGAACCGGATTTACCCGGCTGACGCCTGAGGGCATGGCCGAAGCCTGGAAAGGCGAGCCACCGAGCCATCCGGGGCTGGACGCCATGCAGGTACTCAAGTCGAGCCTCGACGGGCTGCCAACCCCCGATGCCGCGGTGCTGCAGCACGCCGCCAAATGGGTGGGCGAGCGCTTTGAGGAAGAAAAGCGTCGACGTGCCGAAATGGGTTTCGACGACATGCTGCTGCGACTCGACGCAGCCTTGCAATCCGAAGGCGGCGAGCGACTCGCCACGCTTATCCGCGAGCAGTTTCCGGTCGCCATGATCGACGAGTTCCAGGACACGGATCCGGTGCAGTACCGGATCTTCGAGAGCATTTATCGCATCGAGGAAAACCAACCCGAGACCGGTCTGTTTCTGATCGGGGACCCGAAGCAGGCGATCTATGCCTTCCGTGGTGCGGACATCTACACCTACCTGCGTGCGCGAATAGCAACCGCCGGGCGGCTACATACGTTGGGCACGAACTTTCGCTCCAGTCACGGGATGGTCAAGGCGGTAAATCAGGTGTTCGAGCGTGCGGAGTCCCGTGAACAGGGACGCGGCGCGTTCCTGTTTCGAGAGCCAAACGGTGATAACCCGGTGCCGTTTCAGCCGGTGGATTCTCAGGGGCGCAAGGAACATTTACTGATTTGCGGGCAAGACGTGCCGGCGCTGAATGTCTGGCGTTTATCTACCGAGCAACCAGTCTCCGGTGCGGTCTATCGCCAGCAGTTGGCGGCGGCCTGCGCCAGTGAAATCACTGCCCTGCTCAATGGCGGACAAACGGGCAGCGCTGGTTTCGCGCAGGACGGCGGGGATTTTCGCGGGCTGCAACCGGCGGACATCGCAATTCTTGTGCGCGACGGCAAAGAGGCTCAAGCGATACGCGGTGAGCTTGCAGCCCGAGGGGTGCGCAGTGTTTACCTGTCGGACAAGGATTCTGTCTTCGCGGCTCAAGAGGCCCATGACCTGTTGGCCTGGCTCAAGGCCTGTGCCGAACCGGATGTCGAGCGCTCGTTGAAAGCAGCCCTGGCCTGCACCACGTTGAATCTGCCGTTGACAGAGCTGGAGCGCCTGAATCAGGACGAACTGGTCTGGGAGGCACGCGTCATGCAGTTCCGAGCCTATCGCGAGATCTGGCGCAAACAAGGTGTGCTGCCGATGTTGCGGCGCTTTCTGCATGACTTCCATTTGCCTCGAACCTTGATTGCACGCAGTGACGGTGATCGGGTGCTGACCAACTTGCTGCACTTGTCGGAGCTGCTGCAACAAGCGGCCTCGGAACTGGATGGAGAGCAGGCGCTGATCCGGCATTTGTCCGAGCACCTGGCGTTGTCTGGTCAAGCCGGTGAGGAGCAGATCCTGCGCCTTGAAAGCGACGAGCAACTGGTCAAGGTCGTGACCATTCACAAGTCCAAGGGACTTGAGTATCCGCTGGTGTTTTTGCCCTTCATCTGCTCGGCCAAACCCGTGGATGGCAGTCGGCTGCCGTTGCATTACCACGATGCATCCGGCAACGCTCGGGTCAGTCTCAAGCCTGATGCCGAGCTGATTGCCCTGGCCGACAATGAGCGTCTGGCGGAGGATCTGCGTTTGCTCTATGTCGCGCTGACCAGGGCACAACATGCATGCTGGCTTGGCGTGACGGACCTCAAGCGCGGTAATAACAGCAGTTCGGTCCTGCATCTTTCAGCACTTGGCTATTTGCTGGGTGGTGGTGCGTCACTGAGTGAGTCCAGCGGTTTGATTCGTTGGCTCGATGATCTGCAACAGCACTGTCCTGCGCTGAGCATCGTTGAAATGCCACTGGCGACCAGTGACCACTACCGGCCACCGCGCAACGAAGCAACCCTCAGTGCCACGTTGGTACCCAAACGCAAGGCCAGCGAAAACTGGTGGATCGCCTCCTACAGTGCTTTGCGGATCAGTGATGTGTTGAGTATGGGCAGTGAGGACGCGCCGGACAGTCCGCAAGCGCAGAAACTGTTCGACGACGAGCGCCTTGAACCCGACGCCCCCCGGGAGATCATCCCGGGAGGCGCTGATATTCACCGCTTCCCTCGTGGACCGAATCCGGGAACATTTCTCCACGGACTGCTCGAATGGGCCGGTGATGAAGGTTTCGCGGTTTCACGCGAGGCACTGGAAGACGCGATCGGCCGACGCTGCAATCGTCGCGGCTGGGAAGGCTGGATCACGACCCTCAGTGACTGGCTGCAGCATCTGCTCAAGTCGCCGATGCCCGCAGGTACCGGCCGACCACCGGTCGTATTGGAGCAATTGAAACGGTATCGGGTCGAGATGGAGTTCTGGTTCGCCAGCCACAAGGTCGATGTCGTCAGACTCGACGAACAGGTTCGCAAGTTCACCCACGGCGGTGTTGCCCGGGTCGCCGCCGAAGCGGTGCAACTCAACGGCATGTTCAAAGGCTTCATCGACCTGACCTTCGAACATGACGGTCGTTATTACGTGGCGGACTACAAATCCAACTGGCTGGGCGTCGATGACGCCGCCTACACCGAACAGGCCATGGAACAGTCGATTCTGGAAAATCGCTACGATCTGCAATATGTGTTGTATCTGCTGGCTCTGCATCGTCAGCTCAAGGCCCGCCTCGCCGATTACGATTACGACCGGCATGTTGGCGGTGCGCTGTATCTGTTCCTGCGGGGCACACGTGCCGACAGCGGTGGTGTGTATTTCGTGCGACCGCCGCGGGAGCTGATCGAGCGTCTGGACCGGATGTTCCAGGGCAAACCGGAACCGAAATCCGAGCCGGTATGGGAACAGGGAGAGTTGCTATGA
- the recD gene encoding exodeoxyribonuclease V subunit alpha, producing the protein MSRTFAHLSPIALDADSLAQLTPLLRAEDLLQLLTHWVERGWLRALDKAFVTFLHELVPDADPLVLLAAALTSHQLGHGHVCLDLFETLKAPDFALSLPPEGDVQSGVLLLPSQLLETLEGAHWCKVLAGSSLVALAADESESARQCPLVLSGKRLYLRRYWAYERRIDTALRQRLAEHESTPSDLSQRLDELFGAAMKTGVIDWQKLACALATRGAFSIVTGGPGTGKTTTVVRLLALLQAPAVEAGQPLRIRLAAPTGKAAARLTESISQQVQSLKVAEAVREKIPSEVTTVHRLLGSRPGTRHFRHHAGNRLPLDVLVVDEASMIDLEMMANLLDALPSHARLVLLGDKDQLASVEAGAVLGDLCRDAEAGWYSPQTRQWLESVSGESLQDAGLHEDSDGTHPLAQQVVMLRHSRRFGEGSGIGQLARRVNQQLPDEARQLLAARSHDDVYSLALKGEQDHALERLVLEGHGEGPCGYRHYLSVLRNQRPPAGAPLEHPGWLDWAREVLQAFDTFQLLCAVRKGPWGVEGLNQRITDALIKARLIDRDQQWYEGRPVLMTRNDYGLGLMNGDIGIALKLPEREGPNAGEQVLRVAFPRNDGRGGVRFVLPSRLNDVETVYAMTVHKSQGSEFAHTALILPDALNPVMTKELIYTGITRAKHWFTLIEPRAGVFEEAVQRKVKRLSGLMLELEEGATLRG; encoded by the coding sequence ATGAGCCGCACCTTTGCGCATTTGTCGCCGATTGCGCTGGATGCAGACAGTCTTGCCCAACTGACGCCCCTGTTGCGAGCCGAGGACTTGCTGCAGTTGCTGACCCACTGGGTAGAACGAGGATGGCTGCGGGCTCTGGACAAGGCATTCGTGACGTTTCTTCATGAGTTGGTGCCAGACGCCGATCCGCTGGTTCTGCTTGCCGCCGCTTTGACCAGTCACCAGCTCGGTCATGGTCATGTGTGCCTGGATCTGTTTGAAACCCTCAAGGCTCCGGACTTCGCCCTGTCCCTGCCGCCGGAGGGGGACGTGCAATCGGGTGTGTTGTTGCTGCCATCGCAATTGCTTGAAACCCTGGAAGGGGCGCACTGGTGCAAGGTGCTGGCCGGCAGTTCGCTGGTGGCGCTGGCTGCCGACGAGAGTGAGTCTGCACGGCAATGTCCCCTGGTGCTGTCCGGCAAACGCCTGTACCTGCGGCGATACTGGGCCTATGAGCGACGCATCGACACGGCACTGCGTCAGCGCCTCGCGGAGCATGAATCGACGCCGAGCGACCTGTCGCAGCGTCTTGACGAGTTGTTCGGGGCGGCAATGAAAACCGGGGTGATCGACTGGCAGAAACTCGCCTGCGCACTGGCGACTCGAGGTGCTTTCAGCATCGTCACGGGCGGGCCGGGCACCGGCAAGACCACCACCGTGGTGCGTTTGCTGGCCTTGCTTCAGGCTCCCGCCGTCGAAGCCGGCCAGCCTTTGCGTATTCGTCTGGCCGCGCCCACGGGTAAAGCGGCTGCGCGGTTGACCGAGTCCATCAGCCAGCAAGTGCAATCGCTGAAAGTCGCCGAGGCCGTTCGGGAAAAAATCCCTTCCGAGGTAACGACCGTGCACCGCTTGCTGGGCAGTCGTCCCGGTACCCGGCACTTTCGTCATCATGCGGGCAACCGCTTGCCGCTGGATGTGTTGGTGGTCGACGAAGCATCCATGATCGACCTGGAAATGATGGCCAACCTGCTTGATGCGTTGCCGTCACATGCTCGCCTGGTGTTGTTGGGCGACAAGGATCAACTGGCCTCTGTCGAGGCCGGTGCGGTGCTGGGGGATTTGTGCCGCGATGCCGAGGCGGGTTGGTACAGTCCGCAGACACGTCAGTGGCTGGAGTCCGTGAGCGGGGAATCCTTGCAGGACGCCGGTTTGCACGAGGACAGCGACGGTACGCACCCATTGGCGCAGCAAGTGGTGATGTTGCGTCACTCGCGGCGTTTCGGCGAGGGCAGTGGCATCGGTCAGCTTGCGCGACGGGTGAATCAGCAATTGCCGGATGAGGCCCGCCAACTGTTGGCTGCACGAAGCCATGACGATGTGTATTCACTGGCGCTCAAAGGTGAGCAGGACCACGCACTGGAGCGTCTTGTTCTGGAAGGGCATGGCGAGGGCCCTTGTGGTTATCGGCATTACTTGAGCGTTCTGCGCAATCAGCGCCCGCCTGCCGGAGCTCCCCTTGAGCATCCCGGTTGGCTCGATTGGGCGCGTGAGGTCTTGCAGGCGTTCGATACCTTCCAGCTACTGTGCGCGGTGCGTAAAGGGCCGTGGGGCGTCGAGGGGCTGAACCAGCGCATCACCGACGCGCTGATCAAGGCGCGGCTGATTGACCGTGACCAGCAATGGTATGAAGGTCGTCCGGTCCTGATGACCCGCAATGACTATGGCCTGGGGCTGATGAACGGTGACATCGGCATTGCTCTCAAACTGCCTGAACGAGAGGGGCCGAACGCCGGTGAACAGGTGCTGCGGGTGGCGTTCCCGCGTAACGATGGGCGCGGTGGGGTGCGGTTCGTGTTGCCGAGCCGGCTCAATGATGTGGAAACCGTGTACGCCATGACGGTGCACAAGTCGCAAGGCTCGGAGTTTGCTCATACCGCGTTGATCCTTCCCGACGCCCTGAATCCGGTAATGACCAAAGAGCTGATCTACACCGGCATTACCCGAGCCAAACACTGGTTCACCTTGATCGAACCGCGAGCCGGGGTATTCGAGGAAGCGGTGCAGCGCAAGGTCAAGCGCTTGAGCGGTCTGATGCTGGAACTGGAGGAGGGGGCGACGCTCCGAGGGTGA